The Schizosaccharomyces pombe strain 972h- genome assembly, chromosome: I genome contains a region encoding:
- the bud6 gene encoding actin-interacting protein 3 encodes MFNNGDNMSRERFSSNHSMQRQKTESRANFSRRLVPSDSNRKPVPNGASNSPLSRDAASHLISTIETSIMKLLVVTKELLESLTNWSKGTVNDSAVSSVYVTLIGEFLQTTKSFHEAGIETADLNDFPLELRSVLEQTLEKTPSSDALETNLPNVRELVMHLLQSLKYKQSLVKSRLNQSRSNLPQMTREANDNDVNRRNSRGSSQGSISSFRNPDSRKQYEETTSASLSAPGAFDALKQTNALERRASKRLSHMVKDQQNNEGSSQNLRNITVESVRGFLRDSSKPDNIMDSPSPKVSKRPSIVRQDSHDSNKLSRRPTINTSFDRKFSPKLTRTPSLTKSLDPGTPTSLKSPSLRKSPSSFVQKDVYSRSNSLRISQANRSNVFPGATDVTRSVSDHRILSSSTINDGEVAPPLPQRSRTISSPNSPLSATVLPSSTPILLPRGRSSTLSVNKKQFNADDGSTLNSPNSIRETEEYAASPKLEDIADEVETDATSQRELLERQIQKAESSEDTSEIESLQGKLSLPQVSSTQQEIQPSSSVPEAASNEIAEKEPAVTAIESITERKEEAPVISSSEKIESGTSISTSDTKGGLANFENDSLEELERLIQQNNAEQDEPSYKFHKYEYSSEESGSEDEFKSEKDTKGYVISNDDSTQVEEDSEDKSTPNTGASAKLINDPSSTITVSDVYPKKPASPVEITEPPSSALVSATSPTTNVPIVPEAVHLSTAFSTAPVSTIVSNISPLPTVAPPNVSGSPSETPISKPEKVPVVSQTEKALPKPLGVDTEKYYFLRYNNQTRKVKVESPLSNANELGELFSNVYKISFSGDSYELNIEDPDTKISYLLEDLSDLKYKSLVSFMFKEQDANKKREDFHSGEVSAIQHSSAQNTLDDHVNTTTHESPSSAFTEILERLKAIEQNISTNHTNDSAALKSSEDHSKLANNFSVPDSIDHKFYQQVKNMQLELASLKQISAAFFTRIPLKIKDFKKEINAFNEKGSLDFQFGRGFVLSSKDRIEREVKNVVEKFDEVNDQIELMRSDVLLRKVRPGLDQTSQLNEESAYLEKRIQTLERSLEEVTPIWKKQWERELNAIVQEQEFLDSHTVLISDLKRDLSALSTVLSNVSAIAELQAKSSIKSKPLTLKTATESEIKGYRDQIQLEVLNLKPDSEARLQAIERSELLQKKRLLQRVDEFSKEVKTFVENEKLNKIGGAEEADRIRTIQDEKVRKILWDDFVSSKRNGKNGGSFIEESSDTVLDEHVVPDNSAKATVAEIDYGSQVDTENFMLERSPLATPKPLKQPDFNIYETPIVRSTAHETDDEQTPSKYSDNRVESSSDTVFENTDLKYDNNVQMSKVTHHVRHDTISTDDYDAYEDAEDVEETSLT; translated from the coding sequence ATGTTTAATAACGGCGATAATATGTCTCGTGAACGTTTTTCTTCCAATCATTCAATGCAAAGACAAAAGACTGAATCTCGAGCAAATTTTTCTCGAAGATTAGTCCCTTCCGACTCAAATCGGAAGCCTGTACCTAATGGCGCGTCCAACAGCCCTTTGTCAAGAGATGCAGCGTCTCATTTAATTAGTACAATCGAGACATCGATAATGAAGCTTTTAGTTGTAACAAAGGAGCTTCTTGAAAGCTTAACAAACTGGAGCAAAGGTACAGTTAATGATAGTGCTGTTTCATCCGTTTATGTTACTCTAATAGGGGAATTCCTTCAGACAACCAAGTCCTTTCATGAAGCTGGTATTGAAACTGCAgatttaaatgattttcCGCTAGAACTCAGATCAGTCCTAGAGCAAACACTGGAAAAAACACCATCTTCTGATGCTTTGGAGACCAATCTTCCTAACGTAAGGGAGCTGGTTATGCACCTCCTACAAAGCTTGAAGTATAAGCAATCTCTGGTTAAATCCAGATTAAATCAATCTAGGTCAAATTTGCCTCAAATGACCCGTGAAGCGAATGATAACGATGTTAATCGCCGTAATAGTCGTGGTTCTTCCCAAGGAAGCATATCATCATTTAGAAATCCTGATTCGAGAAAGCAATATGAAGAAACTACGAGTGCCTCATTAAGTGCTCCTGGAGCCTTTGATGCATTGAAGCAGACAAATGCTCTCGAACGCCGAGCTAGCAAACGACTGTCACACATGGTAAAAGACCAGCAAAACAATGAGGGATCTTCTCAGAATTTGAGGAATATCACTGTTGAATCTGTCAGAGGCTTTCTTCGTGATTCCTCAAAGCCAGACAATATAATGGACTCACCGTCTCCCAAAGTATCTAAAAGGCCATCTATCGTTAGACAAGATAGTCATGATTCAAATAAGCTTTCAAGAAGACCTACAATAAATACAAGTTTTGATAGAAAGTTTTCACCAAAACTTACTAGAACACCTTCTTTGACTAAATCATTAGATCCTGGAACACCcacttctttaaaaagcCCTTCTCTTCGAAAAAGCCCCAGTTCTTTCGTACAAAAGGATGTATACTCTCGTTCTAACTCTTTAAGAATAAGTCAAGCAAATCGAAGTAATGTTTTTCCGGGTGCAACTGATGTAACTAGAAGCGTGTCTGATCATAGAATATTAAGTAGCTCAACCATCAATGACGGAGAAGTCGCTCCGCCACTTCCCCAACGATCAAGGACTATCTCTTCCCCTAATAGCCCATTATCTGCTACAGTCCTTCCATCTAGTACTCCGATTTTATTGCCCAGAGGTCGTTCTTCAACACTATCtgttaacaaaaaacaatttaatgCAGATGATGGTTCTACGTTGAATTCGCCGAATTCCATTCGTGAAACTGAAGAATATGCTGCTTCGCCAAAATTGGAAGATATCGCTGATGAGGTTGAGACGGATGCCACAAGTCAGAGGGAACTCCTCGAAAgacaaattcaaaaagcaGAATCCTCAGAAGATACCTCTGAAATTGAAAGCTTACAAGGTAAACTTTCATTACCCCAAGTTTCATCTACTCAACAGGAAATACAACCTAGCAGTAGCGTCCCTGAAGCAGCTTCAAATGAAATTGCAGAAAAAGAACCTGCTGTTACTGCAATTGAATCAATAACTGAAAGAAAGGAAGAAGCCCCGGTGATATCTAGttctgaaaaaattgaatctGGTACGAGTATAAGCACTTCAGATACAAAAGGAGGTTtagcaaattttgaaaacgaTTCCTTAGAAGAGCTGGAAAGACTTATACAACAAAACAATGCTGAACAAGATGAACCATCTTATAAATTCCATAAATATGAATATTCATCCGAAGAGTCTGGTTCTGAAGATGAGTTTAAGAGCGAGAAAGATACAAAAGGCTATGTAATCTCTAACGATGACTCGACACAGGTTGAAGAGGATTCAGAAGATAAATCGACTCCAAATACAGGCGCATCTGCCAAATTAATTAACGACCCTTCATCTACTATCACTGTATCTGATGTCTACCCTAAGAAACCTGCCTCTCCTGTTGAAATAACGGAGCCGCCATCCTCGGCTCTTGTATCTGCTACTTCTCCTACTACTAATGTTCCCATCGTTCCCGAGGCCGTCCACCTATCTACCGCTTTTTCTACTGCTCCTGTATCTACGATTGTTTCCAATATTTCTCCTTTACCTACCGTTGCTCCACCTAATGTTTCAGGGTCTCCAAGTGAAACTCCTATTTCAAAGCCGGAAAAGGTTCCTGTTGTTTCTCAGACTGAAAAGGCACTCCCAAAACCGTTGGGGGTAGATACGGaaaaatactattttttGCGTTACAATAACCAGACCCGAAAAGTCAAGGTTGAAAGTCCTCTATCAAACGCAAATGAGCTGGGCGAACTTTTCAGTAatgtatataaaatttcatttagtGGCGATTCTTATGAACTAAATATTGAAGACCCCGATACTAAGATAAGTTATCTGTTAGAAGATCTCTCGGACCTTAAATACAAGTCACTAGTTTCTTTTATGTTTAAAGAGCAAGATGCTAACAAGAAGAGGGAAGATTTCCATTCCGGTGAGGTCTCTGCTATTCAACATTCATCTGCACAAAACACTCTGGATGATCATGTTAATACTACCACTCATGAAAGTCCTTCTTCTGCTTTTACAGAAATTCTTGAGCGCTTGAAAGCTATTGagcaaaatatttcaacTAATCACACCAACGACTCAGCTGCACTCAAATCGTCAGAAGACCATTCAAAATTGGCAAATAACTTTTCTGTCCCTGATAGTATCGACCACAAGTTTTACCAACAAGTTAAGAATATGCAACTAGAATTGGCTTCTCTTAAACAGATTTCGGCTGCTTTCTTCACCAGGATTCCGTTAAAgataaaagattttaagAAAGAGATAAATGCGTTTAATGAAAAGGGATCTCTGGATTTCCAATTTGGAAGAGGATTTGTTTTAAGCAGCAAGGACAGGATTGAACGGGAAGTTAAAAACGTagttgaaaagtttgatgAGGTAAATGATCAGATTGAACTTATGCGTTCTGATGTGCTGTTGCGCAAAGTACGACCAGGCTTAGATCAAACATCTCAATTAAATGAGGAAAGCGCATACTTGGAAAAAAGGATTCAAACCCTTGAAAGATCTCTTGAGGAAGTAACTCCAATTTGGAAGAAGCAATGGGAACGAGAGTTAAATGCAATTGTACAAGAGCAAGAATTTCTGGATAGTCATACTGTTCTTATATCAGATCTTAAGAGGGATCTTTCCGCATTATCCACTGTCCTTTCAAATGTTTCCGCGATAGCTGAATTGCAAGCCAAGTCCTCCATTAAAAGCAAACCCTTAACTTTGAAAACTGCCACTGAGTCTGAGATTAAAGGTTATCGTGATCAAATTCAGCTAGAAGTACTAAATCTAAAACCCGACAGTGAAGCACGACTACAGGCTATTGAGCGTAGTGAACTGTTGCAGAAAAAACGACTGTTGCAACGAGTAgatgaattttcaaaagaagtTAAAACTTTTGTTGAGAACGAAAAGTTGAATAAGATCGGAGGAGCGGAAGAGGCTGATCGAATTCGAACAATTCAAGATGAAAAAGTACGTAAAATTCTATGGGATGACTTTGTGTCATCGAAACGCAATGGAAAAAATGGAGGTAGTTTCATTGAGGAATCGAGTGACACTGTTTTAGACGAACATGTTGTGCCTGATAATTCTGCTAAAGCAACTGTTGCAGAAATAGACTACGGTTCACAGGTGGATACAGAGAATTTTATGTTAGAACGCAGTCCATTGGCAACTCCAAAGCCATTGAAGCAACCtgattttaatatatatgaGACGCCGATCGTCCGTAGTACAGCTCATGAAACAGATGATGAACAAACCCCTTCTAAATACTCCGATAACAGAGTCGAAAGTTCTAGTGATACAGTGTTTGAGAATACTGATCTTAAGTACGATAACAATGTACAGATGAGTAAAGTGACTCATCATGTAAGACACGATACGATATCCACTGATGACTATGACGCTTACGAAGATGCCGAAGATGTTGAAGAGACAAGCCTAACTTAA